A window of the Candidatus Kuenenbacteria bacterium HGW-Kuenenbacteria-1 genome harbors these coding sequences:
- a CDS encoding HIT family protein has protein sequence MACVFCKIIKKEIPYYGIYEDESVLAFLDIAPVNYGHTIVVPKKHYANFEEISDEELCKVIKVVKKIGKAIIKGLKIRGYNIFVNNNPVAGQVISHMHFHVVPRTEEDGLQLWAQGKYEEGEAEKVMKKIQLGLI, from the coding sequence ATGGCTTGTGTATTTTGTAAAATTATAAAAAAAGAAATTCCATATTATGGAATTTATGAAGATGAAAGTGTTTTGGCGTTTTTAGATATTGCCCCGGTAAATTATGGGCATACGATAGTGGTACCTAAAAAACATTATGCGAATTTTGAAGAAATTTCAGATGAAGAATTGTGTAAAGTTATTAAGGTTGTAAAAAAAATTGGCAAAGCAATAATAAAAGGATTAAAAATAAGAGGATATAATATTTTTGTTAATAATAATCCTGTCGCTGGACAAGTTATTTCTCATATGCATTTTCATGTAGTTCCTAGAACAGAGGAAGATGGATTACAACTTTGGGCACAGGGAAAATATGAAGAAGGCGAAGCAGAAAAAGTAATGAAAAAAATACAATTAGGATTAATTTAA